The segment AGCCCTCAATGATCGGATCGGTCCAGGCCCAGGCGGCCTCAACCTCGTCTCCGCGCATGAACAGCGTCTGATTGCCGCGGATCACATCCATGATCAGCCGCTCGTAGGCCTCGGTTGCCTGCTCGGCATCCGGTCCCAAGGCTTCGGCAAAGGACATGTCCAGCGGCACATCGACCAGCCGCATTCCACCCGGCCCCGGTTCCTTGATGGTGACATCCAGCGTCATGCCTTCATTCGGTTGCAACCGGATCGCCAGCACGTTGCGGTGCCGACCGGCGTCGACACCAAAGATCGAATGCGGCGCGTCCTTGAACACCACGACAATCTCTGACGTGCGCGCCTTGAGCTTTTTGCCGGTGCGCAGATAGAACGGCGTGCCAGCCCACCGCCAATTCGAGATATGTACCTTGAGCGCCATAAAGCTTTCGGTGAAAGAGCGCAGGTTTTCCACATCCTGACGATAGCCCGACGCTGTGTCTGTGGCAGCATATTGACCCCGCACGATATGGTGCGGCTCTACCGGCTCCAGCGCCCGGATCACCTTGAGCTTTTCGTCACGCACCGCGTCGGGTTCGAATTTGGCCGGCGGCTCCATCGCGATCAGGCACAAAAGCTGCATCAGGTGGTTCTGCACCATATCCCGCATCGCGCCAGATTGATCATAATAGCTGCCGCGCCCGCCGACACCCACGGTTTCGGCCACGGTGATCTGGATGTGATCGACATATTGGGCATTCCAAAGCGGCTCAAACAACACATTGCCAAAGCGCACCGCCATCAGATTCTGCACCGTTTCCTTGCCCAGATAGTGGTCGATCCGGTAGATCTGATGTTCGTCAAAGTGCTTTTCCAGCACGGCGTTCAGCGCCCTTGCGCTTTCCAGATCCTTGCCAAACGGCTTTTCAACCACGATCCGTGCCTCATCCCCGGCCAAACCATGCTCGTGGAGCCGCTCTGCCAAGTCACCAAACAGCGACGGCGCGACGGAAAAGTAGAATGCATGCACCAGATTGTCGCGCACCCGAGCGCTCAACTCTTTCCAGCCACCCTCGCCTTTGGCGTCGATGACGACGTAGCCAACACGATCCAGAAACGCATCAAGCATGCCGTCCTCGACCACCGCGCTGCCGCCAAACTCGGCAATTGCCTCGGCAGTGAATATGCGGAATTCAGCATCGGTCATTTCGGACCGGGCGGCACCGATGATTTGCGCCTCTGGCGGCATCTGACCCGAGCAAAAGCGACGGAACAGACCCGGAATGATTTTGCGACGGGCAAGGTCGCCAGTACCGCCAAAAATGACCAGATCGAAAGGATCGACCGGAATGACACGAGAGACCATGACAGACAGCTCCGTATTGCTTGCACCTGCGCCCGGATCAGACCGTTAGCGCTAACGAAAGTGACGTACCCCAACTTGTGCCTAAAGTCTAACCTCCTCTTGAACGAACTCAAAGAGGTGCGGATCGGGATAGGAACACACCAACCCATTGCCCAGTTCGGCACGGGCAGCAAGGAAAGCTTGCCTCGGGGCCGCCAAAACTGCGGTCTTTTGCCTGTTCTGCACTCGTTTTCCTTGGTGCAGGTCGCGTCATGCACCGGGATGCGACCATCCGGAACGGCGCA is part of the Puniceibacterium sp. IMCC21224 genome and harbors:
- the zwf gene encoding glucose-6-phosphate dehydrogenase; translation: MVSRVIPVDPFDLVIFGGTGDLARRKIIPGLFRRFCSGQMPPEAQIIGAARSEMTDAEFRIFTAEAIAEFGGSAVVEDGMLDAFLDRVGYVVIDAKGEGGWKELSARVRDNLVHAFYFSVAPSLFGDLAERLHEHGLAGDEARIVVEKPFGKDLESARALNAVLEKHFDEHQIYRIDHYLGKETVQNLMAVRFGNVLFEPLWNAQYVDHIQITVAETVGVGGRGSYYDQSGAMRDMVQNHLMQLLCLIAMEPPAKFEPDAVRDEKLKVIRALEPVEPHHIVRGQYAATDTASGYRQDVENLRSFTESFMALKVHISNWRWAGTPFYLRTGKKLKARTSEIVVVFKDAPHSIFGVDAGRHRNVLAIRLQPNEGMTLDVTIKEPGPGGMRLVDVPLDMSFAEALGPDAEQATEAYERLIMDVIRGNQTLFMRGDEVEAAWAWTDPIIEGWIRRSDVPKTYDPGGAGPEDALVLMHRDGRRWRELKA